The Prochlorococcus sp. MIT 1300 genome has a window encoding:
- a CDS encoding endonuclease MutS2, with protein MTPLGPAARGDYASNVLQETLELLEWPLLCEHLSSFACTPQGERVCRNLELPADFSTSQQRLLETLEIDLIDSSIEGGLNFDGVHEIRKTVERCHKGGVASGEELLFIAHTLASARRLRRQLDDPSLWPTIFALLEKLSTLPNLEKQLKYGLEEGGRVADRASSSLAGLRARRKLLQEERKSCLQALLKLYGGRLQDSLLAERNGRPVLSIRASASSEVSGLVHGRSSSGHTVFIEPQEVIPLGHRLADLELQIVDEERRLLTIWSQLVGENYFELSRLEEILLKIELALSRARYSKWLGGKSPKLYEHEDGQITLKGFRHPLLMWQNLKEQGIEVMPISIEVPSSLKVVAITGPNTGGKTVTIKSIGLAMLMAKSGLLIPCETSPSLPWCEMVLADIGDEQSIQQNLSTFSGHINRISRILDALNEQPVNALVLLDEVGAGTDPSEGSALARALLSTLADMARLTIATTHFGELKALKYSDSRFENASVAFDSETMSPTYQLLWGIPGRSNALAIAKRLGLKLDIIDQAQELLRLSGGLQVNKIISGLEEQRNRQQAAAEDAAALLARTELLHEELLSHWKQQSDRSAEIQQQARQELANSIREGQREVRKLISRLRADGADGETARQAGQKLRQLELEARSISQRRNQQWWRPEVGDRIKLLALGKSAQVVAISDDRTQVTVLCGVLRSTVPIEAIESLDGVRPTPTPQVLVKGGNRKASLNSSLLVRTSRNTVDVRGLRVHEAEAVIEEYIRGLSGCVWVIHGIGTGRLKRGLRQWLANVPYVERIGDAEPVDGGSGCTVIWLKSLTI; from the coding sequence ATGACCCCTCTTGGCCCTGCTGCAAGAGGCGACTATGCGTCCAATGTGCTTCAGGAAACCCTGGAGCTTTTGGAGTGGCCATTGCTATGTGAACATCTATCTAGCTTTGCTTGTACTCCTCAAGGAGAAAGAGTTTGCAGAAATCTTGAGCTTCCAGCAGATTTCTCTACTAGCCAACAAAGGCTTTTAGAAACATTAGAGATAGATCTGATCGACAGTTCAATTGAGGGTGGATTGAACTTTGATGGAGTGCATGAAATTAGGAAAACTGTTGAGCGATGTCATAAAGGTGGGGTGGCTTCTGGTGAGGAGCTTTTGTTCATTGCTCATACACTTGCGTCTGCGAGACGTTTGCGTAGGCAATTAGATGATCCATCTCTTTGGCCAACAATTTTTGCGTTATTAGAAAAGCTCTCAACTCTTCCTAATCTTGAAAAACAACTTAAATATGGACTTGAGGAAGGAGGTCGAGTTGCTGATCGCGCAAGTAGTTCTTTAGCGGGTCTTCGTGCTAGAAGAAAATTATTGCAGGAAGAGCGGAAAAGTTGTTTACAAGCGCTGTTGAAATTATATGGAGGAAGGCTTCAAGATTCTTTACTTGCGGAAAGAAATGGAAGACCAGTTCTTTCCATTAGGGCGAGTGCTTCATCTGAAGTTAGTGGTTTAGTGCATGGACGCTCTTCATCAGGACATACTGTTTTTATTGAGCCTCAAGAAGTTATTCCTCTTGGCCATCGCTTAGCTGATTTGGAATTGCAAATTGTCGATGAGGAGAGGAGATTATTAACTATATGGAGTCAATTAGTTGGTGAAAATTACTTTGAACTATCGCGACTTGAAGAAATACTCCTAAAAATTGAGCTGGCTCTTTCACGAGCTCGTTATAGCAAATGGTTGGGTGGAAAATCTCCTAAACTTTATGAACATGAAGATGGACAAATTACTTTGAAGGGTTTTCGTCACCCTTTACTTATGTGGCAGAACCTTAAAGAGCAGGGTATAGAAGTAATGCCTATTAGCATTGAAGTTCCATCCTCTCTAAAGGTTGTAGCGATCACGGGCCCTAATACTGGGGGCAAAACAGTAACTATTAAGAGTATTGGGTTGGCCATGCTGATGGCTAAATCAGGTCTCTTAATCCCTTGTGAAACTAGTCCATCTTTGCCTTGGTGCGAAATGGTTTTGGCAGATATTGGTGATGAGCAGTCGATTCAACAGAATCTTTCTACTTTCAGTGGTCATATTAATCGTATATCTCGAATTCTTGATGCACTAAATGAGCAACCTGTTAATGCATTAGTTCTTTTAGATGAGGTAGGTGCTGGTACTGATCCAAGTGAGGGGAGTGCTTTGGCAAGAGCACTACTTTCTACATTGGCAGATATGGCGCGTTTAACAATCGCCACGACTCATTTTGGTGAGTTGAAGGCCCTGAAATACTCTGATTCAAGGTTCGAAAATGCTTCTGTCGCTTTTGATAGCGAAACGATGTCGCCTACTTATCAGTTGCTATGGGGTATTCCTGGTCGCAGTAATGCATTAGCAATAGCAAAACGACTTGGCCTTAAATTAGACATCATTGATCAGGCACAAGAGTTGTTGCGCCTTAGTGGCGGCTTACAAGTCAATAAAATTATTAGTGGTCTTGAAGAACAGCGGAATCGTCAGCAAGCAGCTGCAGAAGATGCAGCTGCTTTGTTGGCACGTACTGAATTGCTCCATGAGGAGTTACTGAGTCATTGGAAACAGCAGAGTGATAGGTCAGCTGAAATCCAACAACAAGCCCGCCAGGAATTAGCTAATTCTATTCGTGAAGGCCAGCGGGAAGTGCGTAAATTGATTAGTCGTCTTAGGGCAGATGGTGCTGATGGTGAGACGGCTAGACAAGCAGGACAAAAACTTCGTCAATTGGAATTAGAAGCTAGATCAATTTCTCAGAGAAGAAATCAGCAATGGTGGCGTCCTGAAGTTGGTGATCGTATTAAACTGTTGGCTCTAGGTAAGTCAGCACAAGTAGTAGCGATTTCTGATGATAGAACCCAAGTTACTGTTCTTTGTGGGGTTTTAAGAAGTACTGTCCCTATTGAGGCTATTGAGAGTCTTGATGGAGTAAGGCCAACACCTACTCCTCAAGTGCTTGTAAAAGGTGGTAACAGAAAAGCTTCATTAAATTCTTCTCTTTTAGTAAGAACATCGAGGAATACTGTTGATGTACGTGGGTTAAGGGTGCATGAAGCTGAGGCTGTGATTGAGGAATATATACGAGGCCTTAGTGGGTGTGTTTGGGTTATACACGGCATAGGTACTGGAAGATTGAAGCGAGGATTGCGGCAGTGGCTTGCAAATGTTCCTTACGTTGAGCGTATAGGTGATGCAGAACCAGTTGATGGTGGATCAGGTTGCACTGTTATCTGGTTGAAAAGCTTAACTATTTAG
- a CDS encoding VOC family protein, whose translation MALQNSRLTVQRLGHIAIRVQNMDRARDFYLALGMKLVWDDRDWCYLEAGSGRDGLALLGPGYKAAGPHFAFHFTERTEIDLMHKQLEQNGCQVGAIHEHRDGTASFYLKDTEGNWLEMLFHPPAGIPTNQGDGQVFA comes from the coding sequence ATGGCTTTGCAAAACAGCAGGTTGACTGTTCAAAGGCTGGGCCATATTGCGATTCGTGTGCAAAATATGGACCGAGCTAGAGACTTTTATTTGGCTCTTGGTATGAAGCTTGTTTGGGATGATCGGGATTGGTGTTACCTAGAAGCGGGTTCAGGCAGGGATGGGCTTGCACTTTTAGGGCCAGGGTATAAAGCTGCAGGACCTCATTTCGCTTTTCATTTTACTGAGAGAACTGAAATTGATCTAATGCATAAGCAACTAGAACAAAATGGTTGTCAAGTTGGTGCTATTCATGAGCATCGAGACGGAACTGCTTCTTTTTATTTAAAAGATACGGAGGGCAATTGGTTGGAAATGCTTTTTCACCCTCCAGCAGGAATTCCTACTAATCAGGGGGATGGACAAGTTTTTGCATGA
- the hemB gene encoding porphobilinogen synthase, whose protein sequence is MDLTYRPRRLRRTPSIREMVREYSLNPSDFIYPLFVHEGNDVEPIGAMPGAYRWTIDRLMGEVSRAWDLGIRSVVLFPKIDDELKTEDGAECFNEDGLIPRAIRRLKEELPEMTVMTDVALDPYSCDGHDGIVSSEGIVLNDETILNLCRQAVVQAEAGADLIGPSDMMDGRVGAIREALDEEGFEHVGIISYTAKYASAYYGPFREALDSAPREDGGKPIPKNKSTYQMDPANGREAITEAQLDEQEGADILMVKPGLAYLDIIHRLRNESELPIAAYNVSGEYAMVKAASAKGWIDEKAIVLETLLSFKRAGADLILTYHACDAASWLSES, encoded by the coding sequence ATGGATCTCACCTATCGCCCCCGCAGATTGCGTAGGACACCTTCGATCAGGGAAATGGTCAGGGAATACTCGTTAAATCCCAGTGATTTTATCTATCCGTTATTTGTCCATGAAGGTAATGATGTCGAACCTATTGGAGCGATGCCTGGTGCATATCGATGGACTATTGATCGCTTGATGGGAGAGGTCTCAAGAGCTTGGGATTTAGGTATTCGTTCAGTGGTACTTTTCCCAAAGATTGATGATGAACTAAAAACTGAGGATGGAGCTGAGTGCTTTAACGAGGATGGGTTAATCCCTAGAGCTATTAGACGCCTTAAAGAAGAGTTGCCAGAAATGACTGTGATGACTGATGTGGCTTTAGATCCTTATTCTTGCGATGGTCATGATGGAATTGTTAGTTCCGAGGGAATTGTCCTGAATGACGAAACTATCTTGAATTTATGCAGACAGGCAGTTGTTCAGGCTGAGGCTGGAGCTGACTTAATTGGTCCAAGCGACATGATGGATGGTCGTGTTGGGGCCATTCGTGAGGCCCTTGATGAAGAGGGTTTTGAACATGTTGGGATCATTAGTTATACGGCAAAATATGCATCCGCTTATTACGGGCCATTTCGAGAAGCTCTTGATTCCGCTCCTCGAGAAGATGGCGGGAAGCCCATTCCTAAAAACAAAAGCACCTATCAGATGGATCCGGCTAATGGTCGAGAGGCTATTACCGAGGCTCAATTAGATGAGCAGGAGGGTGCTGACATTCTTATGGTTAAACCAGGTCTTGCTTATTTAGATATTATTCATCGTCTTAGAAATGAGTCTGAGTTGCCAATTGCGGCCTATAATGTTAGTGGGGAATATGCGATGGTTAAGGCGGCATCTGCTAAAGGTTGGATAGATGAGAAGGCCATTGTTTTGGAAACTTTATTGAGCTTTAAGCGAGCTGGAGCTGATTTGATCCTTACCTATCACGCCTGTGATGCTGCAAGTTGGTTAAGTGAATCTTGA
- a CDS encoding J domain-containing protein, translated as MSPGGFRDYFNILGVPRGANPDEIKRAFRKMARKYHPDVNPGDLSAEAKFKEVNEAYEVLSDPEKRRRYEQFGQYWKNSGGVGNASGGFDVDFGQYGNFDEFVNDLLGRFSGPMGGPGFGGGFPGSYGFTAGSGFPRSSNQRSLNLDAEARVKISFSEAFTGTKRTLSVNDERVQVQIPKGIQSGSKLRLKGKGNIQPGTGRRGDLYLNIEILPHSIWRLEGSQLRADLPVSLDELALGANLRVITPDGEAEVFVPAGTPPGKSLRLKGKGWPSKLGRGDLFLTLSLQIPDTWSSEEIKLLEGLKKARSHDPREAWLKAARF; from the coding sequence ATGTCCCCTGGAGGGTTCAGGGACTACTTCAATATCTTGGGGGTTCCGCGTGGTGCCAACCCCGACGAGATCAAACGTGCTTTTAGGAAAATGGCACGGAAATACCACCCCGATGTTAATCCTGGTGATTTGAGCGCTGAGGCAAAGTTCAAAGAGGTCAACGAGGCCTATGAAGTTCTTTCTGATCCTGAAAAGCGTCGTCGGTATGAACAGTTTGGACAGTACTGGAAGAATTCTGGAGGAGTGGGCAACGCTAGTGGTGGTTTTGATGTCGATTTTGGCCAATACGGCAATTTTGATGAATTTGTAAATGATTTGTTAGGACGCTTCTCAGGTCCTATGGGAGGCCCTGGTTTTGGAGGAGGTTTCCCTGGATCGTATGGATTCACAGCGGGCAGTGGGTTTCCTAGAAGCTCAAATCAAAGGAGTTTGAACCTTGATGCTGAAGCGAGAGTAAAGATAAGCTTTTCGGAGGCTTTCACTGGAACCAAACGCACCTTGTCGGTGAATGATGAAAGAGTTCAGGTTCAGATCCCTAAAGGTATTCAGTCAGGCTCTAAATTGCGTTTAAAGGGTAAGGGAAATATTCAGCCAGGCACTGGTCGAAGAGGTGATCTATATCTAAATATTGAGATTCTTCCTCATTCAATTTGGCGACTTGAAGGGAGTCAGTTGCGTGCTGATTTACCTGTTTCTTTAGATGAACTTGCTTTAGGTGCAAATTTAAGAGTAATTACTCCGGATGGAGAAGCAGAGGTTTTTGTACCTGCAGGAACCCCTCCAGGGAAAAGTTTGCGATTAAAGGGTAAAGGCTGGCCCTCAAAGCTCGGGCGCGGAGACTTATTTTTAACCTTAAGCTTGCAAATTCCCGACACATGGAGCTCTGAAGAGATAAAGCTTTTGGAGGGGTTGAAAAAAGCTAGATCTCATGACCCCCGAGAAGCTTGGCTTAAAGCAGCACGTTTTTGA
- a CDS encoding SulP family inorganic anion transporter: MSLIHGFNTKNLRGDVLGGITAAVVALPLALAFGNAALGQGGAIYGLYGAIIVGFFAALFGGTPAQVSGPTGPMSMTVTGVVTTLVGIGVANALPGSQGPGTLLPLVMAAVVVGGIFQILFGLLKLGKYITLVPYSVVSGFMSGIGVIILAIQIGPLLGIDTSGLNVIQSVNKVFTEFGSEAFVLNWSAISVSVMTLAIVFLTPRKVSQWVPSPLLALLIVTPLSILLFSDSSLAAKGLTTLPRIGEIPPGGLSFVVPNFNNHFNVIIQAGLMLAVLGAIDSLLTSLVADNISQTRHNSDRELIGQGIGNAVAGLFQGLPGAGATMRTVINVKSGGKTPISGMVHSVILLIVLYIAGDLASTIPNALLAGILVKVGLDIIDWRFLLRAHRLSAKTAAVMWGVLLMTVFWQLIGAVLVGVFVANLLTIDSITQTQLEDMEAEIPLDGETQNLNNDSTLSQEEKDLVDKCAGDLMFFRLKGPLSFGAAKGITERMMLVRNYKVLVLDITDVPRLGVTATLAIEDMVQEAKTNSRKAFVATSSGKVRERLQKFGVEGIVSTRLEALRSAAEVLGS, translated from the coding sequence GTGTCACTGATTCATGGATTCAACACTAAAAACCTGAGAGGGGATGTTCTAGGAGGAATTACAGCAGCTGTAGTCGCTTTACCTTTGGCGCTTGCCTTCGGCAATGCTGCGCTTGGTCAGGGAGGTGCGATCTATGGCCTCTATGGAGCAATTATTGTTGGCTTCTTTGCAGCATTGTTTGGAGGCACCCCTGCACAAGTAAGTGGTCCAACCGGGCCCATGAGCATGACAGTAACGGGTGTAGTTACAACTCTCGTAGGCATTGGTGTGGCCAACGCACTGCCAGGATCTCAGGGTCCTGGCACTTTGTTACCACTTGTCATGGCAGCAGTAGTTGTAGGAGGCATATTTCAAATACTTTTTGGCTTACTTAAACTAGGTAAATATATAACTTTAGTACCCTATTCAGTTGTTTCAGGGTTTATGTCGGGGATAGGGGTAATTATTCTCGCAATTCAAATAGGGCCTTTGCTTGGCATAGACACTTCAGGTTTAAATGTTATCCAGTCAGTCAACAAAGTATTCACTGAATTTGGCTCAGAAGCATTTGTTCTGAATTGGTCTGCAATCAGTGTAAGTGTCATGACACTTGCAATTGTATTTCTAACACCAAGAAAAGTTAGCCAATGGGTACCTTCTCCACTGCTTGCGCTTCTAATAGTTACACCACTTTCAATTCTACTTTTCTCAGACTCAAGTCTTGCAGCGAAAGGATTAACTACTCTGCCAAGAATTGGCGAGATCCCACCTGGAGGGCTAAGTTTTGTAGTTCCAAACTTTAATAATCACTTTAATGTAATCATCCAAGCAGGCTTAATGCTCGCTGTCCTAGGTGCAATTGACTCATTACTTACATCATTAGTTGCGGATAATATTTCACAGACACGCCACAACTCCGACCGTGAGCTAATTGGTCAGGGCATTGGTAATGCGGTAGCGGGACTATTTCAAGGCCTTCCAGGGGCTGGAGCCACAATGCGAACTGTTATCAATGTTAAGTCTGGAGGGAAAACCCCTATCTCGGGGATGGTTCATTCAGTGATCCTACTAATTGTTTTATACATAGCTGGAGACTTAGCATCAACAATACCTAACGCACTTCTTGCAGGAATTTTAGTCAAGGTTGGGTTAGATATCATTGACTGGAGGTTCCTATTAAGAGCACATCGCCTTTCAGCTAAAACAGCTGCAGTCATGTGGGGAGTGCTTCTAATGACAGTCTTCTGGCAACTTATTGGTGCAGTACTAGTAGGGGTATTTGTGGCAAATCTACTAACCATCGACTCAATCACCCAAACTCAACTGGAAGATATGGAAGCTGAGATTCCATTAGATGGTGAAACGCAAAATCTCAACAATGACTCAACTTTATCCCAAGAGGAAAAAGACCTTGTAGACAAATGCGCTGGAGATTTAATGTTCTTCAGATTAAAAGGTCCACTAAGTTTTGGAGCAGCAAAGGGTATTACAGAAAGAATGATGTTAGTTAGGAATTACAAAGTTTTAGTTCTTGACATTACGGATGTTCCTCGACTCGGAGTCACGGCAACCCTAGCTATAGAAGACATGGTTCAAGAAGCAAAAACAAACTCAAGAAAAGCATTTGTTGCTACATCCAGCGGCAAAGTAAGAGAAAGACTACAAAAATTTGGAGTTGAAGGAATTGTGAGCACAAGGCTTGAAGCACTCAGGTCAGCTGCAGAAGTCCTAGGAAGTTGA
- a CDS encoding sodium-dependent bicarbonate transport family permease → MGASLVLQNVLTPPVLFFFLGTVAVFVRSDLEIPAPLPKLFSLYLLLAIGFKGGLELQLELQQTGLGGQVLPTVGAAILMSLLLPLICFAVLRLKFDVFNSAAIAAAYGSISAVTFITAQSFLQSQNISSDGFMVAALALMESPAIIVGLVLVKLAAPKNRPVSKKIRWRAILHEAMLNGSVYLLLGSLLIGFLTSLQAGNNPAGVQNMKPFTEGLFYGAECFFLLDMGIVAAQRLPSLRQAGSFLVAFAVGMPLFNAFLGVFVARALNLGPGNALLFVVLCASASYLAVPAAMRMTVPEAKSSYYISTTLGVTFPFNIIFGIPLYMELVNKLIPLTP, encoded by the coding sequence ATGGGCGCAAGCCTTGTCCTGCAAAACGTCTTAACCCCACCCGTTCTTTTCTTTTTCCTGGGAACGGTTGCTGTTTTCGTTCGATCAGACTTAGAGATACCTGCTCCGCTTCCAAAATTATTTTCGCTCTACCTGTTATTAGCAATAGGTTTCAAGGGAGGGCTAGAGCTGCAGCTAGAGCTTCAACAAACAGGTTTAGGGGGACAGGTTTTACCCACAGTGGGTGCAGCCATTCTGATGTCTTTACTTTTGCCTTTGATTTGTTTTGCAGTCCTGAGGCTAAAGTTCGACGTTTTCAATTCTGCTGCAATTGCGGCTGCCTATGGATCTATAAGTGCAGTGACTTTCATTACTGCTCAAAGTTTTCTTCAAAGTCAAAATATTAGTTCCGATGGTTTTATGGTAGCCGCATTGGCTCTAATGGAGTCTCCAGCAATAATTGTTGGACTTGTATTAGTAAAATTAGCTGCTCCTAAAAACCGACCTGTTTCTAAAAAGATTCGCTGGAGAGCCATTCTGCATGAAGCAATGCTCAATGGTTCTGTATACCTTCTTCTAGGTAGTTTATTAATAGGCTTCTTAACTTCATTACAAGCAGGAAATAATCCTGCAGGCGTTCAAAACATGAAGCCTTTTACAGAGGGCCTTTTCTACGGAGCAGAATGCTTCTTCCTCTTAGATATGGGCATTGTTGCCGCCCAAAGGCTCCCTAGTCTTAGACAGGCAGGTTCTTTCTTAGTTGCTTTTGCTGTTGGGATGCCTTTGTTCAACGCATTTCTGGGAGTATTTGTAGCTAGAGCATTGAATCTTGGCCCTGGCAATGCACTGCTTTTTGTAGTTCTTTGTGCAAGCGCCTCTTATCTTGCAGTCCCAGCAGCAATGCGTATGACAGTCCCAGAAGCTAAATCAAGTTATTACATCTCAACTACTCTTGGAGTAACTTTCCCCTTTAACATAATTTTCGGAATCCCTCTATACATGGAATTGGTCAACAAGCTAATTCCCTTAACTCCTTAA
- a CDS encoding P-II family nitrogen regulator has protein sequence MKRLDLIFSERELHEVLKSLEDAEVPGYTVMKHATGRGPERVVSEDMEFTGLGANAHVIVFCEESVLDKLRDNIKQLLSYYGGVAYVSEATSL, from the coding sequence ATGAAACGATTAGATCTGATCTTTAGCGAAAGAGAGTTACATGAAGTACTCAAGTCATTAGAAGATGCTGAAGTACCTGGCTACACAGTAATGAAACACGCAACAGGTCGCGGCCCAGAGCGTGTTGTGTCTGAGGATATGGAATTTACTGGACTAGGAGCTAATGCGCACGTAATTGTTTTTTGTGAAGAATCGGTTCTTGACAAACTTAGAGATAATATTAAACAACTTCTAAGTTATTACGGTGGAGTTGCATATGTTTCCGAGGCGACCTCACTTTAA
- a CDS encoding NAD(P)/FAD-dependent oxidoreductase: METIEADVVIVGGGPAGCTCALYTSRADLKTVILDKNPAVGALAITHQIANYPGVPTDMSGEDLLALMRDQAVQYGTDYRRAQVFGVDVNDEWKTVYTPEGTFKGRALVLASGAMGRPASFKGEADFLGKGVSYCATCDGAFYRGKEVAVVGINKEAIEEAQVLTKFASMVHWITSNEPKDDDFHAKDLIAQSNVKHWNRTRMMEIQGNESGVTGIQIKPRSQDELESISVEGVFVYMTGSKPITDFLGDQVAFKEDGGVVVDDFMATTSEGVWAIGDIRNTPFKQAVVAASDGCIAAMAIDRFLNSRKIIRVDWVHS; encoded by the coding sequence TTGGAAACAATCGAAGCAGATGTGGTGATTGTGGGAGGCGGACCAGCCGGCTGCACCTGCGCTCTATATACCTCAAGGGCAGATTTGAAGACGGTGATTCTCGATAAGAACCCAGCAGTAGGGGCCTTGGCTATTACTCATCAAATTGCCAATTATCCAGGGGTTCCCACTGACATGAGTGGAGAGGACTTGCTTGCTTTGATGCGTGACCAGGCTGTTCAGTATGGGACTGACTATCGTCGTGCTCAAGTCTTCGGAGTTGATGTGAATGATGAATGGAAGACTGTCTATACCCCAGAAGGAACATTTAAGGGTCGTGCTTTAGTTCTTGCTAGTGGAGCAATGGGGCGACCAGCCTCCTTTAAGGGAGAAGCTGATTTTTTGGGTAAGGGAGTCAGTTATTGCGCTACTTGCGATGGGGCTTTTTATAGAGGGAAAGAAGTGGCTGTAGTAGGGATTAATAAGGAAGCCATAGAGGAAGCTCAAGTCCTAACAAAGTTTGCTTCGATGGTTCATTGGATTACTTCCAATGAACCTAAGGATGATGACTTCCATGCAAAAGATTTAATTGCACAGTCAAATGTTAAGCATTGGAATCGAACTAGAATGATGGAAATTCAAGGAAATGAATCAGGAGTTACGGGAATTCAGATAAAGCCGCGCTCTCAGGATGAATTGGAGTCAATCTCTGTAGAAGGAGTTTTTGTATACATGACTGGTTCCAAGCCTATTACTGATTTTCTTGGAGACCAGGTTGCTTTTAAAGAAGATGGGGGAGTGGTAGTTGATGATTTCATGGCGACAACTTCTGAAGGGGTTTGGGCTATAGGAGATATAAGAAATACACCATTTAAGCAAGCAGTTGTGGCAGCATCTGATGGATGTATTGCTGCTATGGCAATTGATAGATTTTTGAATAGCCGCAAAATTATTCGTGTGGACTGGGTGCATTCATAA
- a CDS encoding AarF/ABC1/UbiB kinase family protein: protein MKYFPKSTISRGVRIFLIWHGVIKLILIIWFDTQKWTYPGGWTAERFKARQKKSAQWLAKKLIYLGSAFIKLGQLLSARPDVLPANWVIELADLQDKVPPFKFETAEKVLRRELGPRYAEIIDIERHPLGAASLAQVHRARLRSGRQVVLKIQRPGLQKLFKLDLEVMQKVAALLQRHPEWGKGRDWIGIAKECRRVLMKELDFQIEAQYAARFRQQFFDNPKVSIPGVIWELSTREVLCLDYLPGIKINDRESLIKAGINPSDIAKIGTSSYLQQLVRFGFFHADPHPGNLAVAADGSLIYYDFGMMGLISDGLKSRIGSMVRAAAIKDASALVKEFQAVGLIASEVDVGPVRRLIRVMLQEALTPPFKADILEKLSGDLYDLVYGKPFRIPVELIFVMRAMTTFEGVGRTLDPSFNLMAIAQPYLIPLMTSSNSSPNDLINELGRQVGAIGSRAVALPKRLDESLERLEQGDLQLQIRMGESDRHLRRIANAQQFVGQSIILGALSVTAAILGSGERPIWALVPIAFSLPAILSWLKLQMRIKSDDRIPRVGSENI from the coding sequence ATGAAATATTTTCCCAAATCAACTATTTCAAGAGGAGTGAGGATTTTCCTTATCTGGCATGGGGTAATAAAGTTAATTCTTATAATTTGGTTTGACACTCAAAAATGGACTTACCCAGGAGGGTGGACTGCTGAAAGATTTAAAGCTAGGCAAAAAAAAAGTGCTCAATGGCTTGCCAAAAAGTTAATTTACCTTGGCTCAGCTTTTATTAAACTTGGCCAGCTCCTCTCAGCAAGACCAGATGTTTTACCAGCCAATTGGGTAATTGAACTGGCAGATCTTCAAGACAAAGTACCTCCTTTTAAATTTGAAACTGCTGAGAAAGTATTGCGAAGAGAACTTGGGCCACGTTATGCAGAAATTATTGATATAGAAAGACATCCATTAGGGGCAGCATCCCTCGCTCAAGTTCATAGAGCAAGGTTGAGAAGTGGACGTCAAGTAGTACTAAAAATACAGCGGCCTGGCCTTCAGAAACTATTTAAGCTTGATCTTGAAGTCATGCAAAAAGTTGCCGCTCTATTGCAACGACACCCTGAATGGGGGAAGGGACGTGACTGGATAGGCATAGCCAAAGAATGTCGTCGAGTATTAATGAAAGAACTCGATTTTCAAATCGAAGCACAGTATGCAGCTAGATTTCGTCAGCAATTTTTTGATAATCCAAAGGTTAGTATTCCGGGAGTTATATGGGAACTCAGTACAAGAGAAGTACTCTGCCTCGATTATTTACCAGGTATAAAGATTAATGATCGAGAAAGTTTAATCAAAGCAGGCATTAACCCATCTGATATCGCAAAAATTGGCACAAGTAGTTACTTGCAACAACTTGTACGATTTGGATTCTTCCATGCCGATCCTCATCCGGGGAACCTTGCTGTTGCAGCAGACGGTTCTCTGATCTACTACGACTTTGGGATGATGGGATTAATTTCAGACGGACTGAAAAGTCGAATCGGGTCAATGGTCCGTGCAGCCGCAATTAAAGACGCTTCAGCGCTAGTAAAGGAATTCCAAGCAGTTGGGCTCATTGCATCCGAAGTGGATGTAGGCCCAGTAAGGCGCTTAATCAGAGTGATGTTGCAAGAAGCCCTAACTCCTCCTTTCAAAGCAGATATCCTTGAAAAGCTTTCAGGGGACTTGTATGACTTGGTCTATGGCAAGCCATTTCGCATACCTGTTGAACTAATTTTCGTCATGAGGGCAATGACTACTTTCGAAGGAGTTGGACGAACTCTTGACCCAAGCTTTAATTTGATGGCAATTGCTCAGCCATACTTAATCCCCCTCATGACCTCAAGCAATTCCAGTCCAAATGATCTCATCAATGAACTAGGCCGTCAGGTTGGAGCCATCGGGAGCCGTGCTGTTGCCTTACCAAAACGTCTTGATGAAAGTCTTGAAAGACTTGAACAGGGTGATTTGCAATTACAAATTCGGATGGGGGAGTCAGATAGACACCTTCGTCGAATAGCAAATGCACAACAATTTGTAGGGCAGTCAATAATCCTGGGAGCACTCAGCGTGACTGCAGCAATACTTGGCTCAGGTGAACGGCCTATATGGGCTTTAGTCCCTATAGCCTTCAGCCTTCCAGCAATTTTAAGCTGGTTAAAGTTACAAATGAGAATAAAAAGTGATGATCGAATCCCCAGGGTTGGTTCGGAAAATATCTAA